From one Nothobranchius furzeri strain GRZ-AD chromosome 2, NfurGRZ-RIMD1, whole genome shotgun sequence genomic stretch:
- the LOC107378012 gene encoding uncharacterized protein, with protein sequence MSVLLEKIRNIDTNAANHVKEAGFRSDSEIRSLTREDLQEMFPGLEKTSMRKRIFETISNTDPTNVLLTKLKDFIPRDNLKAALSNNGVLVDYFHQLKDTQTQLNNVQKFLEANIRFLEESRDAPSGQETASASTSTAVTHQSENNTNISSSETPQGNDNVQEQNMETDNKGEIMSGLLKKIRKIDHQAADEIEKADLRSDSEIKCLSRVDLQELFPGPDKLQMRKSIFETINEKDSVTELLNDLRAFISHDNLKAALSNNGVLVKYLNILKDMQTQQNNVQKFLEANIRFLETSRDAQPRQGPASAYTSNAVAKRSDKNTEVLSTRPSQVYVTESSRMTGAHGNSSQSSYGSSYSHSQKPPVTVKYKTVVSGKTFNANGQILDQIRSSAPELNLVEVEATTCVDDSEITLVFCPIVSRVGTDVEAAMKTVPGDKPVILLLMHHVHEVKYVPSMRTWPDHHNIVLHVNVFYHEKVPGLIVCQKNVEAITAVKNEMLKYGITDVRSGYLSDTASLSSHDTGVVTHSLSQRDNQSKLYSWNPMNWSIRK encoded by the exons ATGTCGGTTTTATTGGAGAAAATAAGAAACATTGACACAAATGCCGCTAATCACGTGAAAG AGGCTGGTTTTAGGTCGGATTCAGAGATCAGGTCTCTAACTCGAGAGGACCTGCAAGAAATGTTTCCTGGATTAGAGAAGACGAGCATGAGGAAGAGAATCTTTGAAACGATAAGCAACACA GATCCAACAAATGTGCTCCTGACAAAACTCAAAGATTTTATCCCGCGTGATAATCTCAAAG CTGCTCTGTCCAACAACGGGGTTTTGGTGGACTACTTTCACCAGCTGAAGGACACGCAGACCCAACTGAACAATGTGCAGAAATTCCTGGAGGCTAATATTAGATTCCTGGAGGAAAGTCGTGATGCTCCATCAGGACAGGAAACTGCATCAG CTTCTACATCAACTGCTGTGACCCACCAGAGTGAGAACAATACCAACATCTCCAGTTCAGAAACCCCTCAAG GAAACGACAACGTTCAGGAACAGAATATGGAAACAGACAACAAAG GTGAAATCATGTCTGGTTTATTgaagaaaataagaaaaattgACCACCAGGCTGCTGATGAAATAGAAA AGGCTGATTTAAGATCTGATTCAGAGATCAAGTGTCTGAGTCGAGTGGACCTGCAAGAACTGTTTCCTGGGCCAGATAAGCTACAGATGAGGAAGAGCATCTTTGAAACAATAAACGAAAAGGA TTCAGTAACTGAGCTCCTAAATGATCTCCGTGCTTTCATCTCACATGATAATCTCAAAG CTGCTCTGTCCAACAACGGGGTCTTGGTGAAATACCTGAACATCCTGAAGGACATGCAGACTCAGCAGAACAACGTGCAAAAGTTCCTGGAGGCTAATATTAGGTTTCTAGAGACCAGCCGCGATGCTCAACCAAGGCAGGGACCTGCATCAG CTTATACATCAAATGCTGTGGCTAAGCGGAGTGATAAGAATACAGAAGTCCTCAGTACACGACCCTCACAAG TTTATGTGACAGAAAGTTCCAGGATGACGGGCGCTCATGGCAACAGCAGCCAAAGTTCCTATGGCAGCTCTTATAGCCATTCACAGAAACCTCCAG TAACAGTGAAATACAAGACGGTGGTCAGCGGCAAAACGTTCAACGCCAATGGGCAGATTCTCGACCAGATACGGTCTTCAGCTCCAGAGTTGAACTTGGTTGAAGTGGAAGCGACTACATGTGTAGATGATTCTGAGATCACTTTAGTCTTCTGTCCAATCGTTTCTCGTGTTGGGACAGATGTTGAAGCAGCCATGAAAACGGTTCCAG GCGACAAACCTGTCATTTTGCTGTTGATGCACCACGTTCACGAAGTAAAGTACGTTCCCTCGATGAGGACCTGGCCTGACCACCATAACATTGTGCTGCATGTTAATGTTTTCTACCATGAGAAAGTGCCTGGGTTAATCGTTTGCCAAAAGAACGTCGAAGCCATCACTGCAGTGAAAAATGAAATGCTGAAATATGGAATAACAGATGTACGTAGTGGTTATTTATCTGACACTGCCAGTCTATCAAGCCATGATACAGGTGTTGTCACCCACTCTTTATCTCAGAGAGATAATCAAAGCAAGTTGTATAGTTGGAATCCAATGAATTGGTCAATAAGAAAATAA